DNA from Arthrobacter sp. StoSoilB19:
TGACATGGGCACGCTGACGACGGCGGATGCCGCCCTGGGTGCCCGGCTTTACGAAGCAGCGGATTGGTACGACGCCGAGTCCCTGCTCACGCTCGAGGAGCGCCAGGTCATGTCCCGGCTGCGGTCATTCCTGGACGCGGAAGCCAGGCCGCTCCTGGCCGAGTACTGGGAACGCGGCGAGTTTCCCGAACAGCTGGCGCGGCCGCTGATCGACCTGGACCTGATGGAACCGGCCGGGCTCACGGCGGACGGACCCGCACGGGGCATCTACCAGGGCTTCCGGATCTTTGAACTTGCCCGCACCGACGCGTCCCTGGCCACCTGGTATACCGCCCAGGCCGGCCTGTTCCGGACGGCCATCCGCGTGGGTGCCTCGGCGGAACAGCAGGCCGAATGGATGCCCAGGGTCATCGACTTCTCGCTCAAGGGCGTCTTCTCGCTGACCGAACCCGGGTCCGGTTCGGACATCGCCGGCGGACTGTCCACCACCGCCCGGCGGCAGGCTGACGGCAGCTGGGTCCTTGACGGCGCCAAGCGCTGGATCGGGGGCGCAGCCACCGCGGACGTCCTGGCCGTGTTTGCCCGGGACGCCGCGGACGGGCAGGTCAAGGCCTTCCTCCTGGACCGCGCCGCGGACGGAATCACGCTGGAAAAGATCCACGGAAAGACGTCGCTCAGGATGATGCAGAACGCCCACATCACCCTCACCGGTGTCCGCGTCCCTGAGTCGATGCGCCTGCAGAACGTGAACTCCTTCAGGGACGTCGCGGCAATGCTCCGGGCCATGCGCTCGGATGTGGCCTGGATCGCCACCGGCATCGCCGCCGGCGCGTTCGAGGCCGCGCTGGCCTACGTCAACGAACGCCGGCAGTTCGGACGCACCCTTGGTTCCTTCCAGCTGGTCCAGGAAAAACTGGCCCGCATGCTGGGGAACGTCACCTCCGCCCTGTCCCTGGTGGTCCGGCTTACCGAGCAGCAGGCCAAAGGCATCTACCGTGACCAGGACTCTGCTTTGGCAAAGATGCAGACGTCCCTTTTCATGCGTGACACCGTAGCCCTTGCCCGCGAGGTGGTGGGCGGCAACGGCATCACGCTGGCCACGGATGTGGCCCGCTTCCACGCCGACGCCGAAGCCGTCTACTCCTACGAGGGCACCCACGAGATCAACGCCCTCATCATCGGCCGCGCCCTCACGGGCGAAAGCGCCTTCACCCGCTGAACCACCCACCCGCTGAACCTAACTTCCACACCCAACAAACAACTCCCAGGAGGCAACGATGCCCAATCTCGTCGTCGATTTCGACACCCTGCTCACCCTGTCCGGCAAGGACCTCGGCACCACCGACTACCGCCAGATCACCCAGGAACAAATCAACCTCTTCGCCGACGCCACCGACGACCAGCAGTGGATCCACACCGACCCCGAACGCGCCAAGGACGGCCCGTTCGGCGCCCCCATCGCCCATGGCTTCCTCACCCTGTCGCTGATCATCCCGTTCTGGGGCGAGCTGTTCGACGTGGACGGCGTCACCACCAAGGTCAACTACGGCCTGGACAAAGTCCGCTTCACCTCCCCGGTGACGGTCGGCTCCAAGGTCCGCATGCAGGCCACCATCGCCGAGGTCACCGAGGTCAAGGGCGGCGCCCAGATCAAGGTCAACGCCACCATCGAAATCGAAGGCCAGGAACGCCCCGCCGTCGTCGCCGAATTCCTCGCCCGCTTCTACAAGTAGGCCGCGCTACCAGCAGTAACCCCTTCACCACGACGGCGGCACCACACGGAGCCGCCTCTTCAGGCAACCCCAAAATCCCCTTCCCTCCGTACCCCATTCCCCAAACCCTAGGAACAGCCATGTCCGGACACACCACGCTCGCACCCGCGGGCACGGCCGCCAAGCGCAAGGAAGCGCGCACGGTCATCCTGTCCAGCTATCTGGGCAGCACCATCGAGTTCTACGACTTCCTGCTGTACGCCACGGCCGCAGCAGTAGCTTTCCCCAAGGTCTTCTTCGCCGGCACGGACGAATGGGTGGGCGTGGTGGCGGCCTACGCCACCTTCGCCGCCGGGTACTTGGCCAGGCCGCTGGGCGGCATCATCTTCGGCCACTTCGGTGACAAGGTGGGCCGCAAGGGAATGCTGATCATCTCCATGGCCATGATGGGCATCGCCTCCACCCTCATCGGCCTGATTCCCGGCGCCGGCGTCATCGGGCCGTGGGGCGCCGTGATCCTGGTGCTCCTGCGCGTCTGCCAGGGCATCGCCGTCGGCGGTGAATGGGGCGGTGCCGCGCTCATGGCCCTGGAGCACGCCGACCCCAGGCGGCGCGGTTTCGCCGCCTCCTTCGTCAACGCCGGCGCCCCCACCGGCGCCGTGCTGGGCACCGTGGTGATGGGCATCTTCTCGGCATTGCCGCAGGACGCGTTCCTGGCCTGGGGGTGGCGGGTGCCGTTCCTGCTGTCCTTCGTGCTGCTGATCGTGGGCATGTTTGTCCGCCTGCGGGTCTCGGAGAGCCCCATCTTCGCCGAGGCCGTGGCCAAGGAAGAGGCCCAGGCAACCACCAAGCGCAAGATCCCGCTGCTTGAGGTGCTGCGCCGGCCCAAGGCCCTGATCATGATCATGTTCGCCGGCGCCGCCGGGTTCGGGCTGCAGGTGGTACTGCCCACGTTCTCAGTGACGTATGCCGTGTCCAAGGGGGCGCCGCAGCAGGGCGTGCTTTACGCCTTCGCCGGAGCCTCGGCCATCTCCATCATCTTCGTCCTCCTGGGCGGCCGCCTGTCCGACCGTTTTGGCCGCAGGCCCGTGATGATTGCCGGACTGGCCCTGTTCATCGCCTACCTTTTCCCCATGTTCGGCATGCTGGGCTCCGGCAACGTCGGGCTTGTCTTCGTGGCCTTTACCGTGGCACTGGTCCTGCACTCATCCCTGTACGGGCCGCTGGCAGCCTTCGTCTCCGAACAGTTCGGCACCACGTCCCGCTACACCGGCGCTGCGGTCGGCTACCAGCTGGCCACCCTGATCGGGGCGGGTTTCACCCCCGGCATCCTGGCCGGGCTCTACAAGGACTCCGGCCAGAGCATCGTTCCCGTGGTGGTGTTCCTGTCCGTCATGGCCCTCGTCTCGATTGTCTTCATCGCCCTGACGCGCGAGTCTAAGAACAACGACCTCACCACGGTCCGTTAGGAGAACCATGGACAACAACGGAGTTGGATCCTGGCTGCACCGCCGCCGCCGGAAGTCAGGCGCCAAGGCAGCCATCCTGTCCGGAGCCCGCACGCTGAGCTATGAAGAGTTGGCCGACAGGACCGACCGCCTGGCCAGCGCGCTCCGGGACAGGGGAGTGGCAAAGGGCGACCGGGTGGCCTACCTGGGCGAGAACCACCCTTCCTTCGTGGAAACGTTCTTTGCCTGCGGTCTGCTCGGTGCCATCTTCGTGCCGCTCAACACCCGGCTGGCTCCGCCGGAACTGCAGTTCCAGCTGCAGGATTCCGGGGCCCGGCTCCTGGTCAACGCCGGCGCCCTGGGGGCGTCTGCCGCTGCTGCCCTGGAAGGTACGGGCGTCACCCACCGGCTGGTTGTAGCGGCCGACGGCGGGACTGAACCTTCCGCCGGCACCTCACCCGCCGCCGTCGTTCCCTGTGAGGTGGCACCCTACGAGGAGGCGCTGCAGGCTGCGGCACCGGATCCCGCCGACGTGCCGGTGGGGCACGATGACGCGGCGATGATCCTCTACACCTCCGGCACCACGGGCAAGCCCAAGGGTGCCCTGCTGACCCACGGGAACATCACGTGGAACTGCATCAACACCATCGTGGACATGGACCTGAACCGAAACGATGTGGCGCTGATGATCTCGCCGCTGTTCCATGTGGCGTCGCTGGACATGGGCCTGCTGCCGATGCTGCTGAAGGGTGCCACCGTGGTGCTTGAGGCGAAGTTCGATCCCGCCAGGGTCCTGGAACTCATCCAGGAGCACAAGGTGACCACCCTTAACGGCGTGCCCACCACGTTCCAGCTCCTCTGCGAGCATCCGGGATGGGCCGCGGCGGACGTCAGCTCCCTGGACAAGCTCACCTGCGGCGGCTCCGCCATCCCCCGCCGCGTCCTGGATGCGTACGAGGACCGCGGCATCGGCTTCACCAGCTGCTACGGCATGACCGAAACAGCGCCGGGCGCCACCATGCTTCCAGTCGACAGGTCCCGGGACAAAGCGGGCTCGGCAGGCCTGCCGCACTTCTTCACGGACGTCCGGATCGCCGACCCGATGGGCGGTGCAGTGGACCCGGGCGGGGTGGGGGAGATCCAGATCTCCGGCCCCAATGTGATCAAGGAGTACTGGAACCGGCCGGAGGCCACCGCCGCCAGCTACGCGGACGGGGCCTGGTTCCGCTCCGGGGACATGGGCTACCGGGACCAGGAAGGCTTCCTGTTCGTCTCGGACCGGCTCAAGGACATGATCATCTCCGGCGGGGAAAACATCTACCCGGCCGAGGTGGAAGCCGTGATCGCGGAGCACAGGGCTGTCAGCAGCGTGGCGGTCATCGGGGTTAGCGATGACAAATGGGGCGAGGTTCCCCAGGCCATCGTGACCCTGCGGGAGGGCGAATCGCTGACGGAGGAGCAGCTGCGCAGCTTCCTGGACGGCCGGCTGGCCCGGTACAAGATTCCCAAGTCGCTGGTGGTGGTGGCGGACATGCCCCGCACGGCCAGCGGCAAGATCCGCAAGATGGAGCTCCGCAAGCAGCTCTGAGCACCAAAACGGGGCAGGTGCCCGCTGGCCCGTATGGTTCCGCCGTTGTTACCGTTCACGGTCATCAATTGGCGGAACCATACCAGCCGGTGACAGCATGGTTGGATGCTTGAGGCAACTAAATCCCATAATTCCCCGGACGGGACACCCGTCAACCCTGCGCTGCAAGCGGAGAGCAAGATCGCCCGCATCGCGGTGACGATGTTCCCCATCCTGGTGGTGGCCGCAGGTGTCATCGGCTTCCTGCTCCCCGGGGTCTTCAAACCCATGGCGCCCAGCGTGCCCTACCTGCTGGGCATCATCATGTTCTGCATGGGCCTGACCCTGACTCCGCCGGACTTCGCCGCCGTGGCCAAGCGTCCGTGGGCGGTGGCACTGGGCATCGTTGCCCACTACATCATCATGCCCGGGGCCGGCTGGCTGATCGCCGGCGCCCTCAACCTCGAGCCCGAGCTGGCCGTCGGCGTCATCCTGGTGGGATGCGCACCCTCCGGTACGGCCTCCAACGTGATGGCGTTCCTGGCCAAGGGCGACGTTGCCCTCTCGGTGGCGGTGGCATCCGTCTCCACCCTGATCGCCCCGATCGTAACCCCGCTGCTGGTCCTGTTCCTGGCCGGTTCCTACCTTCAGATCGACGCCGCCGGCATGGTCCTGGACATCGTCAAGACCGTGCTGCTGCCGGTGGTGGCAGGCCTGCTCGCCCGGCTCTTCCTCAAGAAGCTCGTCGCAAAGGTGCTGCCCGCACTGCCGTGGGCGTCCGCCGTCGTGATCTCCCTGATCGTGGCCATCGTGGTGGCCGGCAGCGCCGGCAAGATCATCGGGGCCGGCGCCATTGTGTTCCTTGCCGTGGTGCTGCACAACGGCTTTGGCCTGGGCCTGGGCTACCTCGCCGGCAAAATCGGACGCCTGGACGACAAGGCGCGCCGAGCCCTCGCCTTCGAGGTGGGCATGCAGAACTCCGGCCTGGCGGCGACCCTGGCCACCGCCCACTTCAGCCCGCTGGCGGCGCTCCCGTCCGCCGTCTTCTCCCTGTGGCACAACATTTCCGGCGCCATCGTGGCTGCCTGGCTCGCCCGGCGCCCGCTGCAGGAAAAGCAGGCCTGACCAGCGCCGTCACGCTCCACGGCCCGGAAGCCGGCCTGTTTCCATCCGTACTTCGTGGGTACAGGACCGGGTAGGGACAACGTCGTTCCCGATGTTGCCTGCCGGTTCCGGACAGGAGATGGACAGATGGCTCGGATTGACCGAATAGCTGAACCATGGGGGACAAGGACACCGTACGGCAGTGGCGGTGAGTGGCCGGTCAGGGTGGACACCCACCTGGCCGAAGGGGTGGCCCCGGAGGACGTGGACAGGTGGGTCCAGACGGCGTCCCTCCTGCACTCCAACGGCGACGCCATGGACATCGCGGTCAAGGACAACCGCATTGTCGGGGTGCGCGGCCGGGCTGTGGACCGCGTCAACCACGGCCGGCTGGGACCGAAGGACCTGTACGGCTGGCAGGCGAACGCGTCAGCCGACCGGCTAACCACGCCCCTGATCCGCGAGGGCGGAAAGCTGGTGGAAACCGACTGGGACACGGCCATGCAGCGCGTGGTGGACCGT
Protein-coding regions in this window:
- a CDS encoding bile acid:sodium symporter family protein; this encodes MLEATKSHNSPDGTPVNPALQAESKIARIAVTMFPILVVAAGVIGFLLPGVFKPMAPSVPYLLGIIMFCMGLTLTPPDFAAVAKRPWAVALGIVAHYIIMPGAGWLIAGALNLEPELAVGVILVGCAPSGTASNVMAFLAKGDVALSVAVASVSTLIAPIVTPLLVLFLAGSYLQIDAAGMVLDIVKTVLLPVVAGLLARLFLKKLVAKVLPALPWASAVVISLIVAIVVAGSAGKIIGAGAIVFLAVVLHNGFGLGLGYLAGKIGRLDDKARRALAFEVGMQNSGLAATLATAHFSPLAALPSAVFSLWHNISGAIVAAWLARRPLQEKQA
- a CDS encoding acyl-CoA dehydrogenase family protein; this translates as MGTLTTADAALGARLYEAADWYDAESLLTLEERQVMSRLRSFLDAEARPLLAEYWERGEFPEQLARPLIDLDLMEPAGLTADGPARGIYQGFRIFELARTDASLATWYTAQAGLFRTAIRVGASAEQQAEWMPRVIDFSLKGVFSLTEPGSGSDIAGGLSTTARRQADGSWVLDGAKRWIGGAATADVLAVFARDAADGQVKAFLLDRAADGITLEKIHGKTSLRMMQNAHITLTGVRVPESMRLQNVNSFRDVAAMLRAMRSDVAWIATGIAAGAFEAALAYVNERRQFGRTLGSFQLVQEKLARMLGNVTSALSLVVRLTEQQAKGIYRDQDSALAKMQTSLFMRDTVALAREVVGGNGITLATDVARFHADAEAVYSYEGTHEINALIIGRALTGESAFTR
- a CDS encoding MFS transporter; its protein translation is MSGHTTLAPAGTAAKRKEARTVILSSYLGSTIEFYDFLLYATAAAVAFPKVFFAGTDEWVGVVAAYATFAAGYLARPLGGIIFGHFGDKVGRKGMLIISMAMMGIASTLIGLIPGAGVIGPWGAVILVLLRVCQGIAVGGEWGGAALMALEHADPRRRGFAASFVNAGAPTGAVLGTVVMGIFSALPQDAFLAWGWRVPFLLSFVLLIVGMFVRLRVSESPIFAEAVAKEEAQATTKRKIPLLEVLRRPKALIMIMFAGAAGFGLQVVLPTFSVTYAVSKGAPQQGVLYAFAGASAISIIFVLLGGRLSDRFGRRPVMIAGLALFIAYLFPMFGMLGSGNVGLVFVAFTVALVLHSSLYGPLAAFVSEQFGTTSRYTGAAVGYQLATLIGAGFTPGILAGLYKDSGQSIVPVVVFLSVMALVSIVFIALTRESKNNDLTTVR
- a CDS encoding long-chain fatty acid--CoA ligase → MDNNGVGSWLHRRRRKSGAKAAILSGARTLSYEELADRTDRLASALRDRGVAKGDRVAYLGENHPSFVETFFACGLLGAIFVPLNTRLAPPELQFQLQDSGARLLVNAGALGASAAAALEGTGVTHRLVVAADGGTEPSAGTSPAAVVPCEVAPYEEALQAAAPDPADVPVGHDDAAMILYTSGTTGKPKGALLTHGNITWNCINTIVDMDLNRNDVALMISPLFHVASLDMGLLPMLLKGATVVLEAKFDPARVLELIQEHKVTTLNGVPTTFQLLCEHPGWAAADVSSLDKLTCGGSAIPRRVLDAYEDRGIGFTSCYGMTETAPGATMLPVDRSRDKAGSAGLPHFFTDVRIADPMGGAVDPGGVGEIQISGPNVIKEYWNRPEATAASYADGAWFRSGDMGYRDQEGFLFVSDRLKDMIISGGENIYPAEVEAVIAEHRAVSSVAVIGVSDDKWGEVPQAIVTLREGESLTEEQLRSFLDGRLARYKIPKSLVVVADMPRTASGKIRKMELRKQL
- a CDS encoding MaoC family dehydratase, producing the protein MPNLVVDFDTLLTLSGKDLGTTDYRQITQEQINLFADATDDQQWIHTDPERAKDGPFGAPIAHGFLTLSLIIPFWGELFDVDGVTTKVNYGLDKVRFTSPVTVGSKVRMQATIAEVTEVKGGAQIKVNATIEIEGQERPAVVAEFLARFYK